In the Arachis ipaensis cultivar K30076 chromosome B04, Araip1.1, whole genome shotgun sequence genome, TGGTGATGGATGCTGCAAAATGATCCTTCAGTTTGTTGATCCTGATTCTAGTGTTTTCGGCAAATCTTTTAAATTGAATTTACCAGATGTGACTGGCTTCCCAGATTTTCTGGTTGAAAGAACCAGGTTTGATGCTGCTATGCAAAGAAATTGGACGCGCAGGGATAAATGCAGGGTTTGGTGGAAAGATGACAGCGAGTCCGATGGAAGTTGGTGGGAAGGTCGAATTATGTGTGAAAAAGCCAAATCTTCTGAATTTCCAGACAGTCCATGGGAGAGATATACTATTCGGTACAAGAATGATCTTACAGAAACACATTTACACAGTCCTTGGGAGCTTTTTGATGCTGATACTCAATGGGAACAGCCTCATATTGATGATGAAGTAAGAAACAAGCTGTTAACTGCACTCACCAAATTACAGGAGTCGGGAAATAAAGTTCAGGTATCATCTTAAAAATCCCTGCCATTTTTGACTTTTGTCTTTGCAGGCAAAAACAATGTACATACTTACCTTTTGTCACCAATATCCAGGATCGTTATGGAGTTCATGAATTGCAGAAAATTTCATCCAAGTTAAAATTTTTGAACAGGTATTCGATCTATAGCCTTTTTGAAGTTGCACTATGTAATGTGTATCACTATCAACATTTACTTGAAGATTTCTTGTAAATTTGCAGATTCCCTGTTCCACTGTCTCTTGATTTGATAGAGTCAAGGTTAGAGAACAATTATTACCGAAGATTGGAGGCACTGAAACATGATGTGACAATTCTGCTTTCAAATGCAGCtgcatattttgaaaaagatgcgGGGATGTCAACAAAAATCAAACGCCTTTCAGAATGGTTCACGAAAACATTTTTATCTTTATAGCTCTTAGCTTCTTTCTAGGCACATAgcgcaattttaaggccaaagggGCCTTaactatttaattttttaggctaaattttttgtAGATATTTTCCCCCCCGTTTGTTCTCCATTTGGATTAGTTTCTTTATTGTTTAATGAACTTGCTGCTGAGTTTAGTGATAGGAAAGAATATCGGGATATAGTAGCATTTTGCTGTGGAAAATTTCTGCAGCTACATTCAACATTGTATAGAGATACTCATTTGATAGCAAATGCAAAGTTCACATTCAGATTCTAATCCTGCTGTCTGATTGAGCTAATTACTAACCCTGCTTCTCTTTTGATAATTTTGACTTCTAAAATGGCATGTATTCAACTTCGAGGAATGTGCATTTGTCATTTGAAcactaattgaaaattaaaatcacaaattgattaaatatttttatttaataaatagtttctaattcaaatattttattgtttattGTGTTAACTTTCCTTGGAGGGTAGTAATTAGTAAATATTGCATTGAAATGAAAGAATGATAGGTATATTGAACcaaagatatttaaaaaaagtGATAAGATTTCTTATACAAAAAAAGAGAgcttaaaattaagagaaaaggacaaataggtctctgATCTTCtgtcccgcggacattttcgtccctgaccattaaaaaatacttttaaatccctgaccttcacaaaatttgaacggatcagtccctccgtccaaatgcctccgtcagggactgatccgtccaagttttgtgaaggtcagggacttaaaagtatttttcaatggtcagggacgaaaatgtccgcgggacaaaaggtcaggacctatttgtccttttctctaaaattaaagataaagcaATGTAAGACAAACACTTATATAGCTGTCAGATAAAATTCATGATCTAACTTCAAGTTGAATTATTTATGGTAATATTAAGaggtaaaaatgaaaaaaagaatgTTAATTATGTCGCTAGAAGTCCAACAACGGCATAAAAAACTTTTTGAGAAGTCCCTAACCCAAAGGTAGTTGTTGGTTGACTTCTGGTTGTATAATTGTCATTTCCTAAAAAATATAGTCTAATCTATTTGAACTCTTCATAAAACGTCACCAGTGTAACTCTAAACAACTGTTATAGCAACTTTTCATTCCAGTTCAATTACCCACATCTCACATTTGGTATAAAAAACATCAAGCTCATGTGAATAAAAGTTCAATTTAATAAAGCATAAATTCAGATTCCTTCTCGGCAAACATGATAATAATGGAATTTTGGTTCTAAAGTTGAGTGTTTAACCAAGAAAATTCACTCTCTCTTGGATGACAAAATAAATTGGATCTTTCTAACATAAAACCCTGAATAGAGCCACCATCAGTCTCTCCATCGGTATCCACAGTTTGGATTACAGCAAACAAAGAAAAGCGTCATTCCTTCTTCCCCTCGGGCTGTTGCCTGCATACATTTAAACAAACAGCCATCAATAATTGAAATACAAGAGTTTCTTGACATGGagctctgtgtttatccaaattCATAGCATATCGAAAGCATACACCAAAACATCTTTCACCAACACAACATAACTGCATGATTTTTGTGGGCAACTATGAATGCTTTTAGAGTTTATGATTTAGGTATACATGGACAAACTCATTGAGCTGCCTGCCTGTCTTCTGTTTAGTTAAGAACTAACTTCGCACTTTTGAACAAGTTATATCAAAAGCAAATACACTTCCTATGTAGCAGGAAGAAATCCCCTATCATATAAAGTTAGACCAAAATATCAAGCACCACATTTGAGCAAAAATCTCCCCTATGTTGATCTATATGATGAATACATCTCCCTCATTTTCTAGCAATGTTCTCAAGTCTGTAACTCTAAACAGTTCAGAGTCTGATTTGATCACTTAAGCAGCACAGAACAATGAAGCTTTGCATCTTTACACTTCTACACATATTCTATAATCAAGAGCCTTTTACGCTCGAGTTTATGTTTGAGGCGTTTTTGGTCACAGGTTTTCCTTCAAAGTAAAAGACTTGGTTTTATTGCTCTCCTGTGATTCAAACTTCTGGATTGGGAGGGAGAGAGTCGAAAGCTAAGGCCATCTGGTCAGTATATGCAAAGTAAACTCATGAATCTCATTAAGACTATATGACTACCTTCCATCATTCTGGGCATTGGTGCATGCACTAAACAAGGGATATCCCTTAACTGTAGAACTTACTATTGCAAGAAAATCAAGACATATTTGGCAGACATTATTGTTGCCATGGAACACCTTTTCTACCCTCTAAATatctcaataaaaataaaatgcaattcTTCAGTGCTATAATCAACAGTTTACCTGGAAGAAAACGGCTTCTCCATGGTTGCACTGAACACATCTAACTGCCTTGGTGCGAGGTAGAGTTGGATCTGCAGCCACATCCTGCAACACCTGAGTTCGCTCTCCCACAGAATGGTGCACCTCATTTCTGTACACACAGTTGTTATCAGCAACCTCCTGAACAAACCAGTCAAACAAGCAGTTCCCAATTAACTTTCAGACATCAGAACAAGAAAACAATGGCTCCATAACCAACAACACAAAGGCCAGAAGCAACAAATTGTCACACCAAAAGTGCATGAAAAACGCATGCACCCACCACTTCCAGTTCAGATAATTCTAAGCTTCAAATCCCAAATTATTTGCTTTTTATCAATGATTCGatgaaacaaataaacaagattAATGTTTTGCTCCAAAAAACGAAAGAAGAAGTCTTTTTAACCAATGATTTGGCAAAAGTAAACAAacaagtttatttatttttatttatttatttatttatttttgctgtGTGGTAAAATGTTAGTAGCATACTTAAATGGAATCTATCCTGAAGGAGAAGCGTACgaaagagaaaacagaagaagagAACCTGGTGATCGCAATTACGGCATGCATAAAGAAGAATCTTCTGCTCCCTGTCTTCCTTAGGGTACAGAATGTTGTTGCTGATACCAAATCCCAAATCCAATTTTGATCAGTTATTCATtgtaagcattttatcaaacaataCGAGTGCATGAATCAGCTTATTCTGAATTCAAAGAATTTCACAATCAAAATTAGACAGAAAACGATTTTATCTTCAAAAAGATAATTGGGTAGCAACCATTCGCGGCAAAATTTCATGGTACTCATGTTTGCAAGGCTCTAACAAGCAACAAGATTCACAGCTTCGAAGCTTTGATTCTGCGTCTTTTTGCGCGGGCTCTCGTTTCTTGTTTCTTGTTTCTTCTTCCTACTGCCACTACTTCAGCTcagtaaatttatttatttattatatagagAGCGCAATGATTTACAAGTCCTAATTTCCTTTCTAATTATtctcttattaaaaattcaaatattataacATAAAAATCTAGAACTAACTTTATTTAAAAATTGGAGAATAAATGGGgattttgtataatttttcttACTCCTTATATAAAtgtaaaatatgaaattaaagaaTATAATATagttagagtttaattttaatgtagcAAAAATCATTCACGGGGTCCATGAAAATAACAATTCCGCTACACATTCAAGTCTTTTTGGCAATTAAGTTCAATTAAAATGGTCCAAATCTAACAAAATCCACTCACACAACATGAGcgttcttctttttcttcgtgTTTTTTTCCGTATTTTTTTACGCCTTCGTCTCCTTCTTTTTATTGGTGcaatttgagtttttttttctcttcttatcTTCCTCATTTGGtattgttttctttgtttgatttttttttattttattcctcttaaaaatataaaacaagaagaattatgaaaaaataaaaaataaataaaaaaagaagaagaagaaaaagatgtagagaaaagattttgaattatgcaaaatttatcagaacaaaaaacactaaaattttttaacaataacacgtaaaaattttctaagttttaACACTAAAATTTTACTACGAAAAtacaaaaagtatattttttaatgttgtattttttttcttctttttattttttttctttttgtcttttttaCCAACTATATGTACATAAACaataaactatttttataaaGTACATGTTCAAATTACTTTGTTACAATCAACTATTCTTATAATGTACACATAGCACTTTTTATATTACTTTGGTAAAATTTTCAATCACAAATGAAAAAAAGCTTATACAAATATTGTtacttaaataaaaataaataaactaaaataactcCACGTTTTCTTCTAAAATTACGTTAAAGTTTTGAGTCTTGTAAATAGATGGAAATAGAAACACAGTTTTGCTCTGATATCAGTTCACTAAACATGAGCTACATAGCCAAGTTCCACAATGGCTTGGCATTATAAAAAACTACATGAGTACAAAAGCTATAATTGAAATGATTTTTTGGTTAGCAATCACTCTAAACACCTCTCAAATTTTATCTTCAATCCAATATGGAACTTGAATTGAGCAGCCTCAGTCTCTCCATCGGTGACCGCAATTCGGGTTGCAGCAAACGAAAAAAAGACACATTTCTTCTTCACCTCTGGCTGTTCCCTGCAAACATTACAAATTCAAAACTATACATAATCAAAAACTAATCAAAATTTATTTGAAACAGCAGCAAAGAAATGAGCAATATTTCTTCACTATGATCTTAAAATAGGAAGTTCAAACACTTCAGATTCAAAGGTTTACATCAAACGTTTCTTCACCCACATAATATAAATGAAGAAAATCCTAAATTATTTCTTAATCTAAGAATTCCAAAAAAACAGAACAATTGATCAAGTACTGCATTTTAGCAAATACTATGATCCCATATACACAAAAACATAAAATTACCAAAATTGTCCGGACTTCAAAACATAATCAGTACATTATAGAATCAAGTTTAAGCTAGAAACATTCCTGTTTAAGCAAAAGCATTCACAAGCTTTCCGTAGATAaattttgtttttcattcacacTGAGTAGGTGGTAGAAGTTGAAATCCAATACTAACTAGTCAAGATTTTAATTTATCCACAAAATAAGTCATGACTTTCAACGAGTCAAAATGACTCTACTTCCTATCATTCCATGAACACACAAAACAGACCAAAATTCCTAAATTGCAAAATCAGAATCCAACTTATGAGATAGAAAATCATTGGAAATTTGGAATTGCCCTTACATTGGAGTGGAACACCCTCTTCTCTCTTTTCCTCAAACATTTAATAtcaaataaaataacaagaaaagcaATTCTTCAATGCCATTGAGTTGGAATTTACCTGAAAGAACACAGCTTCTCCATGGTTGCATTGACTGCAGCGAGCCGCCTTGGTGCGTGGAAGAGTTGGGTCTGCAGCTAGATTCTCAGTAGCCTGAGTATTCTCTGCTGTAGAATGATGTATCTTTGTTCTGTACACAATGTTGCTATCAGCAATCTCctgaaaaataaatcaaattaaaaataaaaggggTAAGCACATACTAAGTAAGTTACAAACTCCAGGACTGAAAAATTGGTCACCCAACATTCCAAATCAAAGACAACCAAGCCAAAATCTTTATATTAATGATtctgtaaaaaaataaaacaaaaaaaaagagtaaaagttcctttataaataattttgttaaaaatGTGAACTTTCTGGGAACTAAAAACTAGGTTGATTGGAATCAATGGATTTAGTACGGGAAAAGGGTTCACCTCGTGATCGCAATTGCGGCACGCGTACATGAGAATCTTTAACTCCTTGTCTTCCTTAGGGTACAGAATGTTATTGCTGAAAACGGAACCGAAACCCACCCCATTTTATAATTAACTGTTAATAAGAACAAGCATATGAACACATGAATGAGTGAAACATGGGAAAAGGGGGCACAAACCATTTGGTGCAAAACTTCATGCCACCCATCTTGCCATTGAatcgagaagaagaagaagaagacatggtGATGATGCTGACTGCTGCTGAGTCTCACTCTCTGCTCTTTTTCGCGGGCTCTTGTTAAATTTGTGTGCTGCTGCCCTTTGCTCTATTTATGGAAGAGGTGgagaaataaaattattttttataaaagtgattttttaaattaatcatatggaCTTGAAAAATATTAGTTCATTTGAACATTTATAATTTTGGGTTAATTATACTAACTTTTCCTAATGTTTGACATAATATATAACAATAACATTCTTTTAATTATATCACTCTAAAGTTTAAATAAGAGATAGTGTTATTGTTCTTTGCTTAATACAAATGTAGTAagcggagagagagagaaaaaaaaggaagagcACGAGGGACATTTATGTGTCACTGTTTACTATTTTGGAGGACCAAAATAATAAGTAGGGATATGTACTTTCCATgtgttctttttttcttcttttggaggatttaattagtatttttttaagGACTAATTAGTCCAAGATCAACATCTTCGAGAATCTAATTGTCACTTTActcaaaacaaaatttaaaaccttctcttttcttctctttccaACTACATTTCCTcgtctcttctttatttttttctctttgcaACCAACTACCCAATATAATCACACTTATCTTcatcatcttgttttctttttcttttctattttatctttatttattcaaaatatcatcattttttcaaaaaccccaaatcaTCGAATTTTGACTTAACGAGCGAAGAAAGCATTTAACTTTTGAGTTCCGATTATTATTAAGGCTTCAAGAATTGTAAAGTTATTGGACATCAATTGATAGTTCGGTGGCGCGCTCAGAGTTGTTTCCGGTTCTTTGGAACCAAGTTGTAAGTGGATATTAtgtctataattattttttaagtgTATTATTATTAACATTTAAATTGAatcattatttttagaatttgaaaatattttattattgtgacttttgaatttttgaaataaatattaatttgtgAACaacttataattttataaaaatacacaCGAGACAATATTCATATATTTTGTAAAGCacacatattttttttacttgactttattaaactttaattaaattttagtataTATTCTTATTTATATTTGATTTACTATGAAATTTAGTAATATGTTATAAGTATTAGAGATTTGTTATAAGTGATTTGGTTTAGGAGATTCTGACTAAAAAATCGTAATTAACGGCAATTATGGCATTAACTTAGATGTATCTAACACAAAACTCAGCTAGCACCTAGCAGGGGCGTTGCTAGTCCAATGTGTAGGCCACATGTTAGATCTATTATAACGTACGAGCACACTAGACAAAAGGACTACctttagaggtggagccgccctaAGTGTGTAATATTCGATTTGATTTGACTTCTGGAATGAGATTTTTCATTTCCGTTCATCCGCTTAACTATATATCTATTTGTTTGCATAATTAATTGATATGAATTTCTTATTTCTGTaaagaaatgtaatttttaaggTAAAATTTGTATTGTCTCATGTTAGTTATAGATATAATGTTtgctcactgagttgcaaaactcaccctaACATATTCCCATATTTTTTAGATACAAGTGTCATTCCAGGTTCCATTCCACTCGTCTCACAGTAGATCTTATTCATTTCGGTAAGCTCTTCTTCTTTCCAAGGGCTATGTGATATATAATAGAATCTTTATGCAAAAACCTAGAGTTTGTCAATGCTACATATGTCACAGGCAGAGTCCTCGTGTGTGTTATGTTATTTTGAATCTCGAACTGTTAATATAATACTTATGACTTAGTTATGTAAAACGCATGAATTTAACTATATACTTTAATTATCAACTTAATATATATAATGCGATTTTGACATATTGAGTTGTGAATATGGTTAGAATATATTGTTGTTGTCGTCTTTGAAAATAGATGTTTATTATTGATACAAGAAGATAATATTCATATTAGTAATAttctaagaataaaaaaaattctgtTTGTTTTTCTAAAAATTAGATCATTTGACTTGCTGAAAGACTTATCCCTTAAACACTAGTCATGATTTACTTCGGACCATGATAAATGAACTTTTTTTCCTCATATTTTCATTGCATCTTGCATCAATAATTATcatctaaaaaaatttttatccGTAATGATAAGACAATGTAACTTGTAAAATTTTAACCAATAACTGTGTTTAAGCTATTTGTTTAAAATTTAACCAATAAGGaagttttttttattgaaaatcaaaaaataatttaatgtttTCAAAgtacatttatttaaaaaaaaactttgtttattattttttacatcATTTATGCTCGTTACATATATATTAATATCCTTCTCTAAAAGGATTTTAATCTATACATTTTCAATACTAAAGATATGAGATTCACATATATGAAATGAGACTCACACTTTATGCATATCAAACTCATTTTATTGGTCTTAATTATTAAGTTGCAACCTATTAACAAAAAACCAAGCACGGTTTATTTTGAGTTGTCACAAGAAAACATCATCTATGTCGTAATCCTGGCCAGCATGATTAGCCTGAATTTGATGCATACCATTCTTGAAAAGAAAGAGAGCACAAGCCTCCATTTGGGTATCCATCTTCCCTCTAATCTTAGAAACAAGTCTCTTAGTATAATCCAAAGTTAGCTTCACAGGTCCTTCAACTTCAACACACAATCCAATCCTCTTGTTGTTGGTTATCTTCATTCTCACATTGAAAGTCAACTCATCATCAACCANNNNGAGCCGGTGTCACGACAAACATAGCACAAGAGCTCGGCGTCCGACAGCGGCGGCACGCAATAACTCTCCTTAAAGGAATCGTAGGAACCCGAAAGCTTTGTGTTTGTGTTGCATAAGACACCGTACCGGTCGTCCCTTATGATACGCATGCTCAAGTTGGCAGAAGCTCCCTTACCGTTTTCCTCGATGAGATTGATCTGCACCACGTTCACCTGGCCGGTACACCCCATCTCCGATATGATACAAGAAAGGTGTCGCTTGCCGAGGGTGTACGTGGTGCACCTTTCCGTGGAGAACACGCCAGTTTTGCTATCTCTGGCTTTTTGCATGCTGTTGCTCAGTTCCAATGGAGGGTTGCCAGGTTTGAGTCTGATCACACTCCTATTACTATTATTGTTCCCAAGCATGATGATGAACAAGGTTTATCTGGTTTATTTTTTGTTGGATGAATCCCTGGCTTTTGCATCATTTTCTATTTGCTAATTTATAGGTGAGATTAAACTGAATAATCCATGTACATCAAAGATTCTCAGCGTTAAAGAAAAGCTTGGCATATGAATTATTGTTTTAAGGGTCATCTACAAGATGTATAAGAACGTGACACACAATAGGGAATAGAAAAATATCAGGTCAAAGGCATTTATTTGAAAGAACATGAAAGGTCCAAAATTGGTACTATATCAGCTTAGGGTTAGAGATATCCTTAAGTTCTGTATGTATGAAAAGGAATACTGCATTAGCAGATCAAATTGCATCTGATTCTTGCTAGTTGATAGGCAAACTGATGCGTTTATATAGATCATTCTAAGGTATATAAAAAATCAACTTCTAGAAAATCAACTTCTATAACTTCTCGTAGATATTATATATCCTAAATTTCTTAATAAATTTGCATTGTTAACTAAAATTTTTACCAAGTATTTAACTGCAATTTATTTTTTAGATCAACCATTTACCAAAGTAATACTAAAGCCCGC is a window encoding:
- the LOC107638997 gene encoding DNA-directed RNA polymerases II, IV and V subunit 9A, whose product is MSTMKFCRECNNILYPKEDREQKILLYACRNCDHQEVADNNCVYRNEVHHSVGERTQVLQDVAADPTLPRTKAVRCVQCNHGEAVFFQATARGEEGMTLFFVCCNPNCGYRWRD
- the LOC107638996 gene encoding DNA-directed RNA polymerases II, IV and V subunit 9A, coding for MSSSSSSRFNGKMGGMKFCTKCNNILYPKEDKELKILMYACRNCDHEEIADSNIVYRTKIHHSTAENTQATENLAADPTLPRTKAARCSQCNHGEAVFFQGTARGEEEMCLFFVCCNPNCGHRWRD